CGGTCCGGCCCCGTCGCCGCGTGTTGCGCTTACAATCCCGCGGTTCCAGAACCCAGGATCATGTGATGTCCCAGGAACTTGAAAGCGCGGTGCGGCAAAGACTGTCGCAAATCATCGACCCCCACACCGGATCGGACCTGGTCGCCAGCGGCGCCGTGCGCGCCATCGGCGTGGATGGCCGGAAGGTGCTGGTCGATATCCAGCTGGGTTACCCGGCGCTGTCGTGGCAGGCGGAGCTGGCCCGCCAGGTGAAGCAGGCCGTGGAAGGCGATGACCTGGCCGAGGCGGCCGCGGTCAATGTCGCCTGCCGCGTGCACGCGCACCAGGTGCAGAAGGACATGAGCCCCCTTCCGGGGGTGAAGAACATCGTCGCGATCGCCTCGGGCAAGGGCGGGGTGGGCAAGTCGACCACGGCCGTGAATCTTGCCCTGGCGCTCAAGGCCGAAGGCGCCAGCGTGGGCGTTCTTGACGCCGACGTGTACGGCCCCTCGCTGCCGATGCTGACCGGGACCGGCGGCAAGCCGGAAAGCCCGGACGGCCAGAATTTCCTGCCCAAGCGCAATCATGGCCTCCAGGTCATGAGCATCGGCTACATGATCGAGGAAGACACCCCGGTGATCTGGCGCGGTCCGATGGTCACGCAGGCCCTGATGCAGCTGGCGACCAATACGCTCTGGGAAGACCTGGACTATCTCGTCATCGATTTTCCGCCCGGCACCGGCGACATCGCCCTGACCCTGGCCCAGCGCATCCCCATGAGCGCCGCGGTAATTGTCACCACCCCCCAGGACATCGCCCTGATCGATGCCCGCAAGGCCTTGAAGATGTTTCAGAAAGTGGAAGTGCCCGTGCTGGGTATCGTCGAGAACATGGCGACCCACGTCTGTTCGAACTGCGGCCACGAGGAAGCCATCTTCGGCGCCGGTGGCGGCGAGCGCATGGCCGGCCAGTACGGTGTGCCATTGCTGGGATCGTTGCCGCTGGACATCCGGATCCGCAGCGAAGCCGATGCCGGTTCGCCCACCGTGGTCGCGGCGCCGGACTCGCCAATCGCGGCGCGGTACCGGGAAATCGCCCGGCGCGTGGCCGGCCGCCTCTCACTGCAGGCGCGCAACAAGGCGATCCAGTTCCCCAAGATCGTGATCCAGAACAGCTAGTGGGCCGTGGCGCCGGCGGGCCCCCGGCGGGGGCCCGCCAACGCATCCTTTACGGGCCGGGGACGGATTTGGTGTAGGCTTGCCGGCTTGTCGCCAGGGTACTGGCCGGGGAGGTCTGTGCCCGGCGGGCCATGGCCCATTCCCGCCGATTCGTCAGCGAACCGAGCCTCGATGAGCATCAAATCCGACAAATGGATCCGCCGCATGGCTGAACGCCACGGCATGATCGATCCGTTCGAACCTGCCCAGGTCAAGCAGAATGCCTCTGGCGGCCGACTGATCTCCTACGGCACCTCCAGCTACGGCTACGACGTGCGCTGTGCCGACGAGTTCAAGGTCTTCACCAATATCAACTCCACCATCGTCGACCCGAAAGCCTTTGATCCGAAGAGCTTTGTCGACATCAAGAGCGAAGTCTGCATCATCCCGCCCAACTCCTTCGCGTTGGCGCGGACGGTGGAATTCTTCCGGATTCCGCGCCAGGTGCTGACCGTCTGCCTGGGCAAGTCGACCTACGCGCGCTGCGGCATCATCGTGAACGTCACGCCGCTCGAGCCGGAGTGGGAAGGGCACGTCACCCTGGAGTTTTCCAATACCACCCCCCTGCCGGCCAAGATTTACGCCAACGAGGGTGTTGCACAAATGCTGTTCTTCGAATCCGACGAGGAATGCGAGACCAGCTATGCGGACCGCGGCGGCAAGTACCAGGGCCAGCGCGGCGTTACGTTGCCGCGCACATGAAGCCACTTTCGCTGCCGCGCCGCGGCGGCGGTGATACCCTTTTGACCTGCAACCTACGGATATCCCGATGCAACGTTTCGCGCTCTCCCGAATTCTGCGTGGTGTGATCCTGGCCTCGGCGGCGGCGCTGGCGCTGTCGGCCTGCAGTGGCCGTACCCGCCCGACCGATGTCGCCGCGCCGGATGTGCCGTCGACCTTCGACGTCGTGCTCAAGGCCGACAAGGACGGCCAGTACGACATGGACGGTGCCACGCTCTCGGAGGAAGACGTCAAGGGCAACCTGCGCTTCCGTCGCGACACGAACAACCCTGCCAAGACCGTGCTGCTCAAGCGCGCGGAGAAGCAGAAAGTCTCCGACCGGCACGTCGCGGGCCTGGCCCGCATCGGGTTCGAGTTGAAGGTCCGCACCTTCCTGCAGGAGAAGGAAGGCGAGGAGATCACCGAGGTCCGCACGCAGGCGGCAGCGCAGTAACCATCCAGAAGGCCCGAGGGGCTATGGGGAGTTCACCATGAAACGCTTCATTTTTGCCTTGTTTACGAGTTTGTTGTTTTCCTTTTCGGCGTTTGCAGCAAAGGACATCAAGGACGGCAACGCCTATGTGAAGGCAGTGGAGCAGGATCAATTCCTGTTCGAGGGCAATCCGCTCGGCAAGAACATGCTGCTGGGTTCCCTGCAGGGCCTCAAGGATGAAGGCAAGATCACCGGCGTGGTGCTGCGCAACGCCGACAAGGCGACCGACAATCACAAGCACCTGCTCAAGGTGATTGCCGATTACCTCAAGATCGCCGCCTATACCGAAAGCAACAACCAGCTCACGCCGCTGGGCGAGTGATACCGTTCCGCCCGCCGTCGTTGATCGACGCGCGGGCGGCAACTTTCACGCGTCGCTGCGGTCGGTTTCGCATGACTTCGAAAACGCCCGCCATCCGTATCGTCGTCGGCGCCCTTGCTCTGGGCACCGCCACCGCCAGCGCAGGCCCCATCGACTGGGCGCGGCAGAAGCTGGGCGGAAAGTCCGAGCCCAGGCCGGGCGTCGTTGCCCACCAGGAAGCTGGTCCGCTCAACTTGCTGGTCGACCAGCCGACGCGCTTTCCCATCGATGCAGCGGCTCCCGAGGCGGAACTGCCCCGCGGCCGCAGCCATTTCCGTCGCGTCGAACTGGCCAGGCCGCTGCCGCAGGCCACCGTGGAAGTGCGCGTCATCGCGCAGGAAGCGGAGAAAGGACGCGGCCACACGGTGTTCAAACCAGTCCTCTATCTCCTCGACGGCGCCGGCAATATCCGCGAGACGGTCGCGGTCGAGCCGCTGAAGCTGGATATCCGCCCCTTTCGCCCGACCGAGCTGTTCGGCTGCGCACGCGTGAAGGACCTGCAGCGTTTCCTGGTCGCGACCACCGAAAAGGACATCGGCAGTGCGTTCGAATCTGGCGCGCGCGACCAGGTCAAGGCACCCACCAAGGGCGGTTTCTACTATTCGACCGATGCCGTGAAAGTGAAGCTGCCCTTCGTGGCCACCGGCGAGCTGGTGATGACGGTCAGCGATGGTGCGAAACCCGGGCGGGGCTGCGAGGCGCCGGTCAGCGAGGCAAAGGTCGCTCAGACGAAGCCGTGAATCCGGAAAGGCTGCCTGTTCAGGCTATGCCCTAGTGCGTGGCCCCGGCCGCAATGCGCCGGTCCCGGCGGGTTGTCGCCGCGGTTTCGATCAGGATGCGCAGGCCGCGCTGCACGGTCTCCAGCGCCAGCCCGGGTGCGCCCGGGTGGCGAGCTGCCTGTTCCGGCAAATAGGGAATGTGCACGAAGCCGCCGCGACAGGTGCGCCGGGACGCCAGTGCGTGCATCAGCGCGAAGAACACGTGGTTGCACACGAATGTGCCTGCCGTCTGGGAGATCTCCGCGGGCACACCCGCGCCCTGCAGCGCTGTCAGCATCGATTTGATGGGCAGTGTGGCGAAGTATGCCGCCGGGGCGTCCGCAATGATGGGGCGGTCGACCGGCTGGCGGCCGGCATTGTCGGGAATGCGGGCGTCGTCGACATTGATTGCCACCCGCTCGATGGACAGCGCGGCACGCCCGCCGGCCTGTCCCACGCACAGGACGATACCGGGTTCCGCACGAGCGATTGCGGCGCGCAATGCCCGGCGCGATCGGCCAAATTCGGTCGGCAGGCAAGTCGCCACAATGCGATGGCCAGCGATGTCTTCGCCGTCCAGCCCACGCACCGCCTCCCAGGACGGGTTGATCGTCTCGCCACCGAAAGGGTCAAAGCCCGTCAGCAGCACTTTTCGCGCCGTAGCTGCCCGGCGGCTCATCGGAATGCCAGGAAATAGAGCAACGCAATGTTCACCACCGCCAGCACCACGGCGGTGGGCCACTGGGCGCGAATCACGCCGTAGGGGCTCTTCAGCTCCAGCAGGATCGCCGGCACCATATTGAAGTTGGCTGCCATGGGCGTGAGCAGCGTGCCGCAGTAACCGGTCAGCATGCCGATCGCGCCGATAACGGCCGCGTTCGCGTTGTGCTGCTCGATCAGTAGCGGCAGCGCGATGCCCGCCGTGACCACCGGGAACGCGGCAAAGGCATTGCCCATGATGATCGTGAACAGCATCATGCCCAGGCCATACGCCAGCACGTAGCCGAACACGTTTCCGGCGGGAACAGCACGGGTCACCAGTGCCGCGATCACTTCGCCGACGCCGGTGGCCGTGAAGACATTGCCCAGTGCCGCCAGCAGCATCGGCAGCACGATGGCCCAGCTCAGGGCGTCCAGCAGGCGGGCTGATTCCACCACGGCCTGCGCCGGCCGGGAACCGGTCACGCGCAGGGCGGCGACCAGGGCCACGGCGCAGGCAATGGCCAGGGCGACCAGGGTTGGTGAATCCTTGCCGAGCAGGAAGCTGCCGTCGACGCCGAAGTAGGACCCGAGCACCGACGGCAACACCAGCACGGCGGTCACGGCGGGAATGAGCAGCGCCGGACCGAACAGGCGGTGACCCAGCCGGCGTGCCGTGGCTTCGCGCCGGGGGCGATCGGCGTCGACCGTGGCGGCGCGCGTCATCCTTCCGGATCCGGCCAGCAGCGCAATCACGATGACGCCGACACCGACCAGCTGTGTCGGCAGCCGGTTGCCCGATTTGGTTTCGGCGATCACCCAGTCGCCGCCGGCAAACACCAGCGTCAGGATGAGCCAGAATGCCGCGTTCGCCCAGCGCCGCGCGCGCAGGTCCATCAACGCCGCGGCGCCGAGGATCAAGGCGACCAGCCACCACACGAAGCTAGCGCTGAACATGCGTATTCCCCGTGACCGCCCGCGCTTTCTGCAGCCGGCGCTGGAAGAAGTGCAGCCGGATGGCGTGGATGATGAATGCGGCAATCGCCGTCGGAATGGCCCAGAGCGCGATCACGAGGGGCTCCATCGGCAATCCGTGGCTGGCGAAGAAGCTCTGGATGATCAGCACCGCGCCGATGGCGATAAAGACATCCTCGCCGAAGAACATGCCGATATTGTCGGTTGCCGAACACATGGCGCGGGTTGCATCGCGCTCCTCATCCGATAGCGGCGCATGCGCCTTCTCCGCGGCCGCTTCGGCCATCGGCGCGATCAGTGGGCGCACGGTCTGCGCGTGGCCGCAGGCCGATTGCAGGCCGACCATGCTGCTGACCTGGCGGATGCCCAGGTAGGTCACCAGCAGCCGCGTCAAGGTCATCCCCTGCAACCGGGCGATCCAGGTCTGCGCATGTTCGCGCAGGCCGGCGTGTTCCAGCAGGCCGATCACCGGCAGGGTCAGCGCGATCACCATTGGCGAGCGCGTCGTGACGAACGCATCGCCGATCAGTGCCAGCAGATCGGGCAGCGATTTGCCGGCGGCAAATCCCGAGGTCAATCCGGCGCTGACCACCACGATCATCGGATTGAGGCGCAGGGCAAAACCGGCGACGACAACGGCAACGCCCAGTAGCGGCCAGTAATTCAGGTCCATGTGTTCTCCGAGAGTGCGGCAACGCCGATGCCGGCGCCTTCCAGTGCGCCGCGCAACCGGCGGGCGAACTCCGCGGCGTCGGCTTTGTCGCCATGGATGCACAGGGTCTGAGCGGACAGCGTGATGACCTGGCCGTCGCGGGCGACGACTTCGCCCTGCGCGGCGATCCGCAGCGCCTGCGCTACGGCCTCGTCAATCGACGACAGCACGGCGTCGCTTTCGCGGCGCGGTACCAGGCTGCCATCAGTCTGGTAGCGCCGGTCGCAGAAAGCCTCGTGCGCCACGCGCAGGCCCGCACGCGTGCCGGCGCGTGTCAGCGCGCTGTCGGCCAGGCCGACCAGTACCAGGCGCGGATCGAAATCACGCACGGCGGCTGCGATGGCGTCAGCCAAGGTGTCATCGCGGGCGGCCATGTTGTAGAGCGCCCCGTGGGGTTTGACATGAAACAGTGCGCGCCGGTGGGTACGCACAAAAGCGTCCAGCGCGCCGATCTGGTAGAGCACCAGTGCGTAGGCCTCATTCGGTGAGACGGCCATGTCGCGTCGGCCGAATCCGGCCAGATCCGGCAGCGACGGGTGTGCACCGATGGGGATGCCGTGGCGCGCGGCCGCTTCCACGGTCTGGCGCATCGTGTCCGGATCGCCGGCGTGGAAGCCGCAGGCGATATTGACG
This genomic stretch from Tahibacter amnicola harbors:
- a CDS encoding LamB/YcsF family protein, coding for MRTIDLNCDMGESFGAWKMGQDIAVMPHVSSVNIACGFHAGDPDTMRQTVEAAARHGIPIGAHPSLPDLAGFGRRDMAVSPNEAYALVLYQIGALDAFVRTHRRALFHVKPHGALYNMAARDDTLADAIAAAVRDFDPRLVLVGLADSALTRAGTRAGLRVAHEAFCDRRYQTDGSLVPRRESDAVLSSIDEAVAQALRIAAQGEVVARDGQVITLSAQTLCIHGDKADAAEFARRLRGALEGAGIGVAALSENTWT
- the pcp gene encoding pyroglutamyl-peptidase I, coding for MSRRAATARKVLLTGFDPFGGETINPSWEAVRGLDGEDIAGHRIVATCLPTEFGRSRRALRAAIARAEPGIVLCVGQAGGRAALSIERVAINVDDARIPDNAGRQPVDRPIIADAPAAYFATLPIKSMLTALQGAGVPAEISQTAGTFVCNHVFFALMHALASRRTCRGGFVHIPYLPEQAARHPGAPGLALETVQRGLRILIETAATTRRDRRIAAGATH
- a CDS encoding DUF969 domain-containing protein, giving the protein MDLNYWPLLGVAVVVAGFALRLNPMIVVVSAGLTSGFAAGKSLPDLLALIGDAFVTTRSPMVIALTLPVIGLLEHAGLREHAQTWIARLQGMTLTRLLVTYLGIRQVSSMVGLQSACGHAQTVRPLIAPMAEAAAEKAHAPLSDEERDATRAMCSATDNIGMFFGEDVFIAIGAVLIIQSFFASHGLPMEPLVIALWAIPTAIAAFIIHAIRLHFFQRRLQKARAVTGNTHVQR
- the apbC gene encoding iron-sulfur cluster carrier protein ApbC, which produces MSQELESAVRQRLSQIIDPHTGSDLVASGAVRAIGVDGRKVLVDIQLGYPALSWQAELARQVKQAVEGDDLAEAAAVNVACRVHAHQVQKDMSPLPGVKNIVAIASGKGGVGKSTTAVNLALALKAEGASVGVLDADVYGPSLPMLTGTGGKPESPDGQNFLPKRNHGLQVMSIGYMIEEDTPVIWRGPMVTQALMQLATNTLWEDLDYLVIDFPPGTGDIALTLAQRIPMSAAVIVTTPQDIALIDARKALKMFQKVEVPVLGIVENMATHVCSNCGHEEAIFGAGGGERMAGQYGVPLLGSLPLDIRIRSEADAGSPTVVAAPDSPIAARYREIARRVAGRLSLQARNKAIQFPKIVIQNS
- a CDS encoding DUF979 domain-containing protein, which gives rise to MFSASFVWWLVALILGAAALMDLRARRWANAAFWLILTLVFAGGDWVIAETKSGNRLPTQLVGVGVIVIALLAGSGRMTRAATVDADRPRREATARRLGHRLFGPALLIPAVTAVLVLPSVLGSYFGVDGSFLLGKDSPTLVALAIACAVALVAALRVTGSRPAQAVVESARLLDALSWAIVLPMLLAALGNVFTATGVGEVIAALVTRAVPAGNVFGYVLAYGLGMMLFTIIMGNAFAAFPVVTAGIALPLLIEQHNANAAVIGAIGMLTGYCGTLLTPMAANFNMVPAILLELKSPYGVIRAQWPTAVVLAVVNIALLYFLAFR
- the dcd gene encoding dCTP deaminase, with the protein product MSIKSDKWIRRMAERHGMIDPFEPAQVKQNASGGRLISYGTSSYGYDVRCADEFKVFTNINSTIVDPKAFDPKSFVDIKSEVCIIPPNSFALARTVEFFRIPRQVLTVCLGKSTYARCGIIVNVTPLEPEWEGHVTLEFSNTTPLPAKIYANEGVAQMLFFESDEECETSYADRGGKYQGQRGVTLPRT